In Halorubrum sp. PV6, a single window of DNA contains:
- a CDS encoding DUF2250 domain-containing protein has translation MPPASDAPTFGSTADESRDDGGESDPSSVALTRTDERVIAYLDDVGTDYPAFVASNTGLYVDHVESRLDALADAGLVERATDEAVFRVTDAGREALRADCAAWSD, from the coding sequence ATGCCCCCCGCGTCAGACGCGCCGACGTTCGGCTCAACGGCGGACGAGTCGCGCGACGACGGCGGTGAGTCGGACCCTTCCTCGGTCGCGCTCACCCGCACCGACGAACGAGTGATCGCGTACCTCGACGACGTGGGGACCGATTACCCCGCGTTCGTCGCGAGCAACACGGGCCTGTACGTCGACCACGTGGAGTCGCGGCTGGACGCGCTCGCCGACGCGGGACTCGTCGAACGAGCCACCGACGAGGCGGTGTTCCGGGTCACGGACGCCGGCCGCGAGGCGCTGCGTGCGGACTGTGCCGCCTGGTCGGACTGA
- the cofH gene encoding 7,8-didemethyl-8-hydroxy-5-deazariboflavin synthase subunit CofH: protein MNPARDPEATDRDAAALDGEFGFAEPSTDQSFENALAAARAGDRLTVDDATELLATGTDTAGIDPVRKERVLELADRRRREEVGDEVTFVANLNNNVTTACNTGCLFCNFKDSAHAFEADSDADHAGFTKTPAESRAVVEDALDMGVYEVCSVSGLHPALALNEEHHEILRSYDDPESAVNYKPPERYATDPGTYVEQIEAMSVGGVHLHSMTPEEAYHAARGTDWDYERVYRELAAAGLDSAPGTAAEILVDEVRDVICPGKIRTDDWVAAMEGAMAAGLDTTSTMMYGHVETVAHRAEHLKVIRDLQDRTGGITEFVPLSFIHQNTPLYRHGVVESGPSRDEDELVVAVARLFLDNIDHVQASWVKSGDAHGLKLLNCGADDFMGTILSEEITKRAGGEYGEFRSFEDYVDMITAIGRTPVERSTDYRTRRRIDPENGPHGPRLGPRADGTPMVSQPPKSEPPSAGSADADD from the coding sequence ATGAATCCGGCGCGGGACCCCGAGGCGACCGACCGCGACGCCGCCGCCCTCGACGGCGAGTTCGGCTTCGCCGAGCCGTCGACCGACCAGTCGTTCGAGAACGCGCTCGCTGCGGCCCGCGCCGGCGACCGACTCACCGTCGACGACGCGACCGAACTGCTCGCCACCGGGACGGACACCGCGGGCATCGACCCGGTTCGGAAAGAGCGCGTCCTCGAACTGGCCGACCGCCGGCGCCGCGAGGAGGTCGGCGACGAGGTCACGTTCGTCGCCAACCTCAACAACAACGTCACCACCGCCTGCAACACCGGCTGTCTGTTCTGTAACTTCAAGGACTCGGCGCACGCCTTCGAGGCCGACAGCGACGCCGACCACGCGGGGTTCACGAAGACGCCCGCCGAGTCCCGCGCCGTCGTTGAGGACGCCCTCGATATGGGGGTCTACGAGGTGTGTTCGGTGTCGGGGCTCCACCCCGCGCTCGCCTTAAACGAGGAGCACCACGAGATACTCCGGTCGTACGACGACCCCGAGAGCGCGGTGAACTACAAGCCGCCCGAGCGATACGCGACGGATCCGGGGACCTACGTCGAGCAAATCGAGGCGATGTCGGTCGGCGGGGTCCACCTCCACTCGATGACGCCCGAGGAGGCGTACCACGCCGCCCGCGGCACCGACTGGGACTACGAGCGCGTCTACCGCGAACTCGCGGCCGCCGGCCTCGACTCCGCGCCCGGCACCGCCGCCGAAATCCTCGTCGACGAGGTTCGCGACGTGATCTGTCCCGGCAAGATCCGCACCGACGACTGGGTCGCGGCGATGGAGGGCGCGATGGCGGCCGGCCTCGACACCACGTCGACGATGATGTACGGCCACGTCGAGACGGTGGCTCACCGCGCGGAGCATTTAAAAGTAATCCGCGATCTGCAAGACCGGACGGGCGGAATCACGGAGTTCGTTCCCCTCTCCTTTATCCACCAGAACACGCCGCTCTACCGCCACGGCGTCGTCGAGTCCGGCCCCTCCCGCGACGAAGACGAGTTGGTGGTCGCCGTTGCGCGCCTCTTCTTGGACAACATCGATCACGTGCAGGCCTCGTGGGTCAAATCCGGCGACGCCCACGGGCTGAAACTCCTCAACTGCGGCGCGGACGACTTCATGGGGACCATCCTCTCCGAGGAGATAACCAAACGCGCCGGCGGCGAGTACGGCGAGTTCCGGTCGTTCGAGGACTACGTCGACATGATCACGGCCATCGGTCGGACTCCGGTCGAGCGCTCGACTGACTACCGAACCCGTCGCCGGATCGACCCTGAAAACGGGCCGCACGGCCCGCGACTCGGGCCGCGAGCCGACGGAACGCCGATGGTCTCGCAGCCCCCGAAAAGCGAGCCACCGAGCGCCGGGTCAGCGGACGCCGACGACTGA
- a CDS encoding proteasome-activating nucleotidase, whose translation MSHSPSLPDRPRLELDPEMSEAERLEAIRQHFRRIRQVNDELEERLDDAQDRRGDLKTDVDELKRENEVLKTSSLYIASVEEITDDGVVIKQHGNNQEVLTEAATRLDSDLRPGDRVAINDSFAVQQVLDDETDSRAQAMEVTESPDVVYDDIGGISDQIREVREAVEDPLDDPEQFEKVGVDPPSGVLLHGPPGTGKTMLAKAVANESNATFIKMAGSELVRKFIGEGARLVRDLFELAADREPAVIFIDEIDAVAAKRTDSKTSGDAEVQRTMMQLLSEMDGFDDRGEVRIMAATNRFDMLDEAILRPGRFDRLIEVPEPNAEGRARILEIHTRDMNVAEGTDVSEVASELEGYSGADIASLATEAGMFAIRDGRTEVTQSDFEQAREKLQDAEQDEQVINYQY comes from the coding sequence ATGTCTCACAGCCCCTCACTGCCCGACCGCCCCCGTCTGGAGCTCGATCCGGAGATGAGCGAGGCGGAACGGCTCGAAGCGATCCGCCAGCACTTCCGGCGGATCCGGCAGGTGAACGACGAACTCGAGGAGCGCTTAGACGACGCCCAAGACCGGCGCGGCGACCTGAAGACGGACGTCGACGAGCTCAAACGCGAAAACGAGGTGCTGAAGACCTCCTCGCTGTACATCGCCTCCGTCGAGGAGATAACGGACGACGGCGTCGTTATCAAACAGCACGGCAACAACCAGGAGGTCCTGACGGAGGCGGCCACGAGGCTCGACTCCGACCTCCGGCCGGGCGACCGCGTCGCCATCAACGACTCGTTCGCGGTCCAGCAGGTCCTCGACGACGAGACCGATTCGCGGGCGCAGGCGATGGAGGTCACCGAGTCGCCCGACGTGGTCTACGACGACATCGGCGGCATCAGCGATCAGATCCGCGAGGTCCGCGAGGCCGTCGAGGACCCCCTCGACGACCCCGAGCAGTTCGAGAAGGTGGGCGTCGACCCGCCGAGCGGCGTCCTCCTCCACGGGCCGCCGGGCACCGGGAAGACGATGCTGGCGAAGGCGGTCGCCAACGAGTCGAACGCGACGTTCATCAAGATGGCCGGCTCCGAACTCGTCCGGAAGTTCATCGGTGAGGGCGCCCGCCTCGTCCGCGACCTGTTCGAACTGGCCGCCGACCGCGAGCCCGCGGTCATCTTCATCGACGAGATCGACGCTGTCGCCGCGAAGCGGACGGACTCGAAGACCTCCGGCGACGCCGAGGTCCAGCGCACGATGATGCAGCTGCTCTCCGAGATGGACGGCTTCGACGACCGCGGCGAGGTCCGGATCATGGCCGCCACCAACCGCTTCGACATGCTCGACGAGGCGATCCTCCGCCCCGGCCGCTTCGACCGACTCATCGAGGTGCCCGAGCCGAACGCCGAGGGCCGCGCGCGCATCCTCGAAATCCACACCCGCGACATGAACGTCGCCGAGGGGACGGACGTCAGCGAAGTCGCCAGCGAACTCGAGGGGTACAGCGGCGCCGACATCGCGTCGCTGGCGACCGAAGCCGGGATGTTCGCGATCCGCGACGGCCGGACCGAGGTCACGCAGTCGGACTTCGAGCAGGCCCGCGAGAAGCTCCAAGACGCGGAACAGGACGAACAGGTCATCAACTACCAGTACTGA
- a CDS encoding response regulator gives MSGAATQPTVLAVDDEPDLAELYRVYLADEYDVRIATGGEEAIEMTDDTVDVVLLDRRMPDLSGHEVLAEIREQGYDARIAMLTAVEPDVDIVEMPFDDYKTKPVTKEDLLTLVEVLLHRAEFDENSQEFFALASKKAALEATDMTDTEEYEELLAQIETVRDRVDTTLDSLSARDAFVEVPGNAI, from the coding sequence ATGAGCGGCGCCGCGACGCAGCCCACGGTTCTCGCGGTGGACGACGAGCCCGACCTGGCCGAGCTGTATCGGGTGTACCTCGCCGACGAGTACGACGTGCGGATCGCCACCGGCGGCGAGGAGGCGATAGAGATGACCGACGACACGGTCGACGTCGTTCTCCTCGACCGTCGCATGCCGGACCTGTCGGGCCACGAGGTGCTCGCGGAGATCCGCGAACAGGGGTACGACGCGCGGATCGCGATGTTGACCGCGGTCGAGCCGGACGTCGACATCGTCGAGATGCCGTTCGACGACTACAAGACGAAGCCCGTCACGAAAGAGGACCTGCTCACGCTCGTGGAGGTGTTGCTCCACCGGGCCGAGTTCGACGAGAACAGCCAGGAGTTCTTCGCGCTGGCCTCGAAGAAGGCGGCGCTCGAAGCGACCGACATGACGGACACCGAGGAGTACGAGGAGCTGCTGGCGCAGATCGAGACGGTCCGCGACCGCGTCGACACCACGCTCGACAGCCTCTCCGCGCGCGACGCCTTCGTCGAGGTTCCGGGCAACGCGATATAG
- a CDS encoding amphi-Trp domain-containing protein — protein sequence MPEEVLFKSESRRSREEIAAYLRTVADSLAAGDDLTLSKGGESVTMAPPAQPTFEVKAEREGPADGPGELSVEFELEWDEGDGGDDGELTIE from the coding sequence ATGCCAGAAGAAGTCCTATTTAAATCCGAGAGCCGCCGGAGCCGCGAAGAGATCGCCGCGTACCTCCGCACGGTCGCCGATTCGCTCGCCGCCGGCGACGACCTCACGCTTTCGAAGGGCGGCGAGTCGGTGACGATGGCCCCGCCCGCACAGCCGACGTTCGAAGTGAAAGCCGAGCGCGAGGGACCGGCCGACGGGCCGGGCGAACTCAGCGTCGAGTTCGAGTTAGAGTGGGACGAGGGAGACGGCGGCGACGACGGCGAGTTAACAATCGAGTAG
- a CDS encoding aminopeptidase: MDARVREHAEIIVDHSTDIESGDDVVIQMPKEAEDLAVALHELCGDRGANPVYLNYSKRAQRAFKRSSDDFSEPEHRRALYEAADAFIIARGGSNATEDADVDPETNAAYNRAMEDVKRTRLSKTWCLTQYPTASHAQLAGMSTEAYENFVWDAVSLDWDDQREFQSEMVEILDAADEVRIASGEGTDLTLDISGNSTLNDYGEANLPGGEVFTAPVRDGVDGEVHFDLPLYRYGREIEGVRLRFEDGEVVSHSAERNEDLLTGILDTDEGSRRLGELGIGMNRQIDRFTYNMLFDEKMGDTVHMAVGSAYPETVGEENAVNESAEHVDMIVDMSEDSVIEVDGEVVQRDGTFIFEDGF, from the coding sequence ATGGACGCACGCGTACGCGAACACGCCGAGATAATCGTCGACCACTCCACCGACATCGAGTCGGGCGACGACGTGGTCATCCAGATGCCGAAGGAAGCGGAGGACCTCGCGGTCGCCCTCCACGAGCTCTGCGGGGACCGCGGCGCCAACCCCGTCTACCTCAACTACTCGAAGCGCGCTCAGCGCGCCTTCAAGCGCTCCTCCGACGACTTCTCGGAGCCGGAACACCGGCGCGCCCTCTACGAGGCGGCCGACGCCTTCATCATCGCCCGCGGCGGCTCGAACGCCACCGAGGACGCCGACGTCGACCCGGAGACCAACGCGGCCTACAACCGCGCGATGGAGGACGTCAAGCGGACGCGCCTCTCGAAGACGTGGTGTCTCACGCAGTACCCGACCGCGAGCCACGCGCAGCTGGCCGGGATGAGCACCGAGGCGTACGAGAACTTCGTGTGGGACGCGGTCTCGCTCGACTGGGACGACCAGCGCGAGTTCCAGTCCGAGATGGTCGAGATCCTCGACGCGGCCGACGAGGTCCGGATCGCGTCCGGCGAGGGGACGGACCTCACGCTCGACATCTCCGGCAACTCCACGCTCAACGACTACGGCGAGGCGAACCTCCCCGGCGGCGAAGTGTTCACCGCGCCGGTCCGCGACGGCGTCGACGGCGAGGTTCACTTCGACCTGCCGCTGTACCGCTACGGCCGCGAGATCGAGGGGGTCCGCCTCCGGTTCGAGGACGGCGAGGTCGTCTCGCACTCCGCCGAGCGCAACGAGGACCTGCTGACCGGCATCCTCGACACCGACGAGGGGTCGCGCCGCCTGGGCGAGTTGGGTATCGGAATGAACCGCCAGATCGACCGGTTCACCTACAACATGCTGTTCGACGAGAAGATGGGCGACACCGTTCACATGGCGGTCGGCTCCGCGTACCCGGAGACGGTCGGCGAGGAGAACGCCGTCAACGAGTCCGCCGAACACGTCGACATGATCGTCGACATGAGCGAAGACTCCGTCATCGAGGTCGACGGCGAGGTCGTCCAGCGCGACGGGACGTTCATCTTCGAGGACGGCTTTTAA
- a CDS encoding acetamidase/formamidase family protein, whose product MSQQGVQEELYVDQYTLGLVGPDQEWAGTVADGGTVTTYTPPGCWGPMVTPSFRGGHEVTRPIRVEGAEVGDAVAIHIRDVEVTSMATSTGSMAERDAAFGDDPFVDHRCPECGTTWPDSVVEGTGEDAIRCAECGANASSFGFEYGYTVAFDHENGVGITLDEEGAHALATDAERVMDIPENARQHPILLYEPDEMPGTLGRLRPFIGNIGTTPPVTMPDSHNAGDFGQNLIGADHDYGVETEEDLELRTDGHMDVPEVRAGATLICPVVVDGGGIYVGDLHANQGDGELSLHTTDVSGTVTMDVEVIEDVDLDGPVLLPNEEDLPFISAPYSDEEVAAGDDLGAEHGVDIDTDAAPIQVIGSGATVNDATQNAFDRAGTLLDMSEGEVRARCTFTGGVQIGRLPGVVQLDMLVPADVLADSGLDDVTREQYGL is encoded by the coding sequence ATGTCACAGCAAGGCGTCCAAGAGGAACTGTACGTCGATCAGTACACGCTCGGGCTCGTCGGCCCCGATCAGGAGTGGGCCGGCACCGTCGCCGACGGCGGCACGGTGACGACGTACACGCCGCCGGGCTGTTGGGGGCCGATGGTCACCCCCTCGTTCCGGGGCGGCCACGAGGTGACCCGACCGATCCGCGTCGAGGGCGCCGAGGTCGGCGACGCGGTGGCGATCCACATCCGCGACGTGGAGGTGACGAGCATGGCCACCAGCACCGGCTCGATGGCGGAGCGCGACGCGGCGTTCGGGGACGACCCCTTCGTCGACCACCGCTGCCCGGAGTGCGGGACGACGTGGCCCGACTCCGTCGTCGAGGGCACCGGCGAGGACGCGATCCGGTGTGCGGAGTGCGGCGCCAACGCCTCCTCGTTCGGCTTCGAGTACGGGTACACCGTCGCGTTCGACCACGAGAACGGGGTCGGGATCACCCTCGACGAGGAGGGGGCCCACGCGCTCGCGACCGACGCGGAGCGCGTGATGGACATCCCCGAGAACGCCCGTCAGCACCCAATCTTGCTGTACGAGCCGGACGAGATGCCCGGCACGCTCGGCCGCCTCCGCCCGTTCATCGGCAACATCGGCACGACCCCGCCGGTGACGATGCCAGACTCGCACAACGCCGGCGACTTCGGGCAGAACCTGATCGGCGCCGACCACGACTACGGCGTCGAGACCGAGGAAGACCTCGAACTGCGCACCGACGGCCACATGGACGTGCCCGAGGTCCGGGCGGGCGCGACGCTGATCTGCCCGGTCGTCGTCGACGGCGGCGGGATCTACGTCGGCGACCTCCACGCGAACCAGGGCGACGGCGAACTCTCCTTACACACCACCGACGTGAGCGGGACCGTCACGATGGACGTCGAGGTGATCGAGGACGTCGACCTCGACGGGCCCGTCCTGCTGCCGAACGAGGAGGACCTCCCGTTCATCAGCGCGCCCTACAGCGACGAGGAGGTCGCGGCGGGCGACGACCTCGGCGCGGAACACGGCGTCGACATCGACACCGACGCCGCGCCGATCCAAGTGATCGGCTCCGGCGCGACCGTCAACGACGCCACGCAGAACGCCTTCGACCGCGCCGGGACCCTCCTCGACATGAGCGAGGGCGAGGTCCGCGCCCGGTGTACGTTCACCGGCGGTGTCCAGATCGGGCGGCTCCCCGGCGTGGTCCAGCTCGACATGCTCGTGCCCGCGGACGTGCTCGCGGACTCCGGGCTCGACGACGTGACGCGCGAGCAGTACGGCCTCTAA
- a CDS encoding sensor histidine kinase KdpD — protein sequence MNPIKKAVRTTFDDVKNRRVYLAAFHGATVLLAGLGMENLLRAVDQPGYEPIKISCILILGVFSVVAIQYVYMKKNNNFDSIARIGAMFCLYGSLVAALVAFGNSIGSAVAMDLNYTVAMGGLAGVIAGMPVGYIYVSFGQAKTLGQQRQTKLRSVSNRMRILYRVTRHNIRTETNIILGYLDLIDSADRSGVSDEHMRVLREHATRLNSISEHVKRLRLIWQNEDSTVDTAATALVAKAVHPFRGRGDAIDIGGVGDSTVRCHPFAHWAVEEAIDNALAHNDDGTTVTVRTAAVNGRVRVIVEDDGSGIPPLEIESLRRRTESQLVHGQGLGLQVIYWAIESAGGSLTVENRERGGTRVVMEFPAVDSGTAV from the coding sequence TTGAACCCAATAAAAAAAGCCGTGAGAACCACGTTTGACGACGTTAAAAACAGACGTGTCTACCTCGCCGCTTTCCACGGGGCGACCGTCCTGCTCGCTGGCTTAGGGATGGAGAATCTGCTTCGAGCGGTTGATCAACCGGGGTACGAACCGATCAAGATCAGTTGTATTCTCATCCTCGGTGTCTTCTCCGTTGTGGCTATCCAGTATGTGTATATGAAAAAAAATAATAATTTTGACAGCATTGCGCGTATTGGCGCGATGTTCTGTTTATATGGAAGCCTCGTCGCCGCTCTCGTCGCCTTCGGAAATTCCATTGGATCTGCGGTGGCGATGGACCTGAATTATACAGTTGCGATGGGCGGTTTAGCCGGGGTTATCGCCGGGATGCCGGTCGGATACATTTACGTGAGTTTCGGCCAGGCAAAGACCCTCGGACAGCAACGGCAAACAAAACTTCGCAGCGTTTCGAACCGTATGCGTATCCTCTATCGGGTCACTCGGCACAACATCCGAACGGAGACAAACATCATTCTCGGATACCTCGACCTGATCGACTCGGCGGACCGTTCAGGTGTCTCTGACGAGCATATGCGTGTTCTGCGTGAGCACGCGACGCGGTTAAACTCGATCTCAGAACACGTCAAACGACTCCGACTCATCTGGCAGAACGAGGACAGCACGGTCGACACGGCCGCGACCGCGCTCGTGGCGAAAGCGGTGCATCCCTTCCGCGGGCGCGGTGATGCGATAGACATCGGAGGAGTCGGCGACTCGACGGTTCGGTGTCACCCCTTCGCACACTGGGCGGTCGAGGAGGCGATCGACAACGCGCTGGCTCACAACGACGACGGAACGACTGTCACCGTGCGAACCGCAGCGGTGAACGGGCGCGTCAGGGTGATCGTCGAAGACGACGGTTCGGGGATCCCGCCGCTCGAAATCGAGTCGTTACGGCGGCGAACGGAGTCCCAGTTGGTCCACGGACAGGGGCTGGGACTGCAGGTTATCTACTGGGCCATCGAGTCGGCCGGCGGATCGCTCACGGTCGAAAACCGCGAGCGGGGCGGAACGAGGGTCGTAATGGAGTTTCCGGCAGTCGACTCCGGCACGGCGGTCTGA
- a CDS encoding DUF6293 family protein, which yields MQTHIVPVGFDYDRMIAPLIRDQFDVDRVILLQGTVGSEANVEYSRNIARKLEQDFRNLLGAETVREQLTDVYDYDAAFERAFDLINAELDRDEGVDDSEEPEAPADEREVWVNLCSMPRPVSFAFATAAHSIMVERQDDRDRIHTYYTAPEKYLETELAEELRATRDLLQDLDDDGDADAERIADRLASTTDLLAEFDERGTTIGAKRIGDSHVIELPVASFQNVKPFEELVLFTLGEHGEFESVSELAETLADDLNEEYTDSFRSKVIYNVDRLGPGGKGYIEREERGKSYRTTLSRIGELWVRAHAGDDRDLA from the coding sequence ATGCAGACGCACATCGTCCCGGTCGGGTTCGATTACGACCGGATGATCGCGCCCCTCATCCGAGACCAGTTCGACGTCGACCGGGTGATCCTCCTGCAGGGGACGGTCGGCAGCGAGGCGAACGTCGAGTACTCGCGCAACATCGCGCGCAAGCTCGAGCAGGACTTCCGGAACCTCCTCGGCGCGGAGACGGTCCGCGAACAGCTGACCGACGTGTACGATTACGACGCCGCCTTCGAGCGCGCCTTCGACCTCATAAACGCCGAGTTGGACCGCGACGAGGGCGTCGACGACTCCGAGGAGCCGGAGGCGCCGGCCGACGAGCGCGAGGTGTGGGTGAACCTCTGTTCGATGCCGCGCCCGGTCTCGTTCGCGTTCGCGACCGCCGCCCACTCGATCATGGTCGAGCGACAGGACGACCGCGACCGGATTCACACCTACTACACCGCTCCGGAGAAGTACTTGGAGACCGAACTCGCCGAGGAGCTGCGCGCGACCCGAGACCTCCTGCAGGACCTCGACGACGACGGAGACGCCGACGCCGAGCGAATCGCCGACCGCCTCGCGAGCACCACCGACCTGCTGGCGGAGTTCGACGAGCGCGGGACCACCATCGGCGCGAAACGCATCGGCGACAGCCACGTGATCGAGCTCCCGGTCGCCTCCTTCCAGAACGTGAAGCCGTTCGAGGAGCTGGTCCTCTTCACCCTCGGCGAACACGGCGAGTTCGAGTCGGTCTCCGAGCTGGCGGAGACGCTCGCCGACGACCTCAACGAGGAGTACACCGACTCGTTCCGCTCGAAGGTGATCTACAACGTCGACCGCCTCGGCCCCGGCGGAAAGGGGTACATCGAGCGCGAGGAGCGCGGGAAGTCCTACCGGACCACCCTCTCGCGCATCGGCGAACTGTGGGTCCGAGCGCACGCGGGCGACGACCGCGACCTGGCGTGA
- a CDS encoding pyruvoyl-dependent arginine decarboxylase, which yields MNTIHVAGGVGVADTAMASYDAALADADLHNYNLVAVSSVVPAEATVEAVDAVPDLGPAGNRLTVVEARRTVGPGDAVDFREGGRAGAEDADTKRAPRRHPDVAAGLGWATGPGPGLFYEVTGEDPDDVRERIHAGLDAGGDLRDWDLPDREVRVETAAAAPDRFTTAVVIAAYGESEPVL from the coding sequence ATGAACACCATCCACGTCGCCGGCGGCGTCGGCGTCGCCGACACGGCGATGGCCTCCTACGACGCGGCGCTCGCCGACGCCGACCTCCACAACTACAACCTCGTTGCGGTCTCCTCCGTCGTCCCCGCCGAGGCGACCGTCGAAGCGGTCGACGCGGTCCCGGACCTCGGCCCCGCCGGGAATCGCCTCACCGTCGTCGAGGCTCGCCGGACGGTCGGGCCGGGCGACGCCGTCGACTTCCGCGAGGGCGGACGCGCCGGCGCGGAGGACGCCGACACGAAGCGCGCGCCGCGCCGCCACCCCGACGTGGCCGCCGGACTGGGCTGGGCCACCGGTCCGGGCCCCGGCCTCTTCTACGAGGTGACCGGCGAGGACCCCGACGACGTTCGCGAGCGAATTCACGCGGGGCTCGACGCGGGCGGCGACCTGCGCGACTGGGACCTCCCGGACCGCGAGGTCCGCGTCGAGACGGCGGCCGCGGCCCCCGACCGCTTCACCACGGCGGTCGTCATCGCCGCGTACGGCGAGTCTGAACCCGTTCTGTAG
- a CDS encoding DUF5811 family protein encodes MNGNNPYAGAPGVANAGEPAGVDLSPDQERRLRRAVAGIVSRTESYLPDSYAVGSELSVGSNGPQATVAVNPPAGHPVSAGFTPDPDELEAGIADADTDEVARGLAASAAMQVMDAVGDVTPTAK; translated from the coding sequence ATGAACGGCAACAACCCGTACGCCGGGGCACCGGGTGTGGCGAACGCGGGCGAGCCCGCGGGCGTCGACCTCTCTCCGGACCAAGAACGGCGTCTCCGGCGCGCGGTCGCCGGAATCGTATCGCGAACCGAATCGTATCTCCCGGACAGTTACGCCGTCGGCTCCGAGCTGTCGGTCGGCTCGAACGGGCCGCAGGCCACCGTCGCCGTCAACCCTCCCGCGGGCCATCCGGTCTCGGCGGGGTTCACGCCCGACCCCGACGAACTGGAAGCCGGCATCGCCGACGCCGACACCGACGAGGTCGCTCGCGGGCTCGCCGCGAGCGCCGCGATGCAGGTGATGGACGCGGTCGGCGACGTGACGCCGACCGCGAAGTGA
- a CDS encoding succinylglutamate desuccinylase/aspartoacylase family protein, with protein sequence METIDRGSAGSARVAIVGGIHGDEPAGERIVRRLADELDADGTGSGSVRLIIANEPALAAGTRYTDTDLNRAFPGDADSDEYERALAPRLAAELEGMDAVLALHTSHSAPPPFAIYSEVTPSVRRSVTAMPIDYVLDASGLRGTTLDSTIPHTVSIEVGKQGSEEAVEFGYEATLAFLRAHGAIDDAPPTFSATTVVAGDREVPKGSGDPRVHFANFEQIPVGAVFAEDDEYTHTVDEEGVVPVLASEEGYEDIFGIYGRISGTLEPPAAGDGADLATEESD encoded by the coding sequence ATGGAAACGATCGACCGCGGGTCGGCGGGCTCGGCTCGCGTCGCGATCGTCGGCGGTATTCACGGTGACGAGCCCGCCGGCGAGCGGATCGTCAGGCGACTTGCCGACGAACTCGACGCGGACGGGACGGGCAGCGGCAGCGTTCGACTGATCATCGCCAACGAGCCGGCGCTGGCGGCGGGCACGCGGTACACGGACACCGATCTGAACCGCGCGTTTCCCGGTGACGCCGACAGCGACGAGTACGAGCGCGCGCTCGCGCCGCGGCTCGCGGCCGAACTGGAGGGGATGGACGCGGTGCTCGCGCTCCACACCTCCCACAGCGCGCCGCCGCCGTTCGCGATCTACAGCGAGGTCACCCCGTCAGTTCGCCGAAGCGTGACGGCGATGCCGATCGACTACGTCCTCGACGCGAGCGGGCTCCGGGGCACGACGCTCGACTCGACTATCCCCCACACCGTCTCGATCGAAGTCGGGAAACAGGGCAGCGAGGAGGCCGTCGAGTTCGGCTACGAGGCGACGCTCGCGTTCCTCCGGGCGCACGGCGCGATAGACGACGCGCCGCCGACGTTCTCCGCGACGACGGTCGTCGCGGGCGACCGGGAGGTGCCGAAGGGGAGCGGCGACCCCCGCGTCCACTTCGCCAACTTCGAGCAGATACCCGTCGGTGCGGTGTTCGCCGAGGACGACGAGTACACGCACACCGTCGACGAGGAGGGCGTGGTCCCGGTCTTGGCGAGCGAGGAGGGGTACGAGGACATCTTCGGGATCTACGGGCGCATCTCGGGAACGCTCGAACCGCCGGCTGCGGGCGACGGCGCGGATCTCGCGACAGAAGAGAGCGACTAA